In the genome of Cryptomeria japonica chromosome 8, Sugi_1.0, whole genome shotgun sequence, one region contains:
- the LOC131857826 gene encoding cyclin-D4-1-like — protein MALNFDCLSNLLCEEDADWDDQVTSSSFPKDKVENLKSIELARLPDFPVEEEEMISLLVQKEKEHLPWEDYVEHYLNLDLDITAHREAINWMHKVKVHNSLSPLTTYLSINYLDRFLSSYESQQGIGCPLQLLLVACLSLATKMEDKVPPIIDLQVGGANFDFEAKAIYEMEVKILTTLKWRLCSITPFNFIHYLLFTVKGTSAMPQDLISRTIQSHFSPKLLNTLF, from the exons ATGGCCCTTAACTTTGACTGTTTGTCAAACCTTCTGTGCGAGGAAGATGCAGATTGGGATGATCAGGTCACAAGTTCGAGCTTTCCCAAGGACAAGGTGGAGAATTTAAAGAGCATTGAGCTCGCTAGACTGCCAGATTTTCCTGTTGAAGAGGAGGAGATGATATCTTTGTTAGTGCAGAAGGAGAAAGAGCATCTTCCCTGGGAAGACTACGTTGAGCATTATCTAAACCTCGATTTAGATATCACGGCTCATCGAGAAGCAATCAACTGGATGCACAAG GTTAAAGTGCATAATAGTCTGAGTCCACTTACAACATACTTATCAATAAATTATTTGGATCGCTTCCTGTCAAGCTATGAATCGCAG CAAGGTATAGGCTGTCCGTTACAGTTATTATTGGTTGCGTGCCTGTCACTCGCAACGAAAATGGAGGATAAGGTTCCGCCGATTATTGATTTACAG GTCGGAggtgcaaattttgatttcgaAGCTAAAGCAATATACGAAATGGAAGTCAAAATTCTAACAACGTTGAAATGGAGATTATGCTCCATTACACCTTTTAACTTCATTCATTACCTCTTGTTCACAGTCAAAGGCACCAGCGCTATGCCTCAAGACTTGATATCTCGAACAATCCAATCCCATTTTTCCCCCAAACTCTTAAACACTTTATTCTAG